Genomic segment of Deinococcus budaensis:
CCCTGATCCCCGAGGTGACCGCTATGCACAGAACTCATCCGATGATCCTCACGGGCATGCTCCTGGGCACCTTCGCGTTCGCGCAACAGCCCGGTCGTGTGCCTGGCCCCGCGCTCCTTGGCGGCGTCAGCCCCCAGCAGGCCCTGAAGCTGGCCAATACCTGGCGGGCTCAGGGGGGCCTGCAAAGCTACGTGACCCCTGAGGCCGTCCACTTCACCTTCCCGGATGGCCAGAAGAAGGCCGTCACCCTGCCCAAAGGCCAGATGGTGGTCGCGATTGCGCCGTACATCAACAAGACTCACCCCTGTAAGACGCACTTCACCTCGGGCTGTCAGGGGGAGATGGTCAACACTCCAGTGAAGGTGCACGTCACCACCCGGACGGGCAAGACCGTGCTCCAAAAGACCGTGAAAACCCTCGACAACGGCTTCCTGGAACTGTG
This window contains:
- a CDS encoding CueP family metal-binding protein translates to MLLGTFAFAQQPGRVPGPALLGGVSPQQALKLANTWRAQGGLQSYVTPEAVHFTFPDGQKKAVTLPKGQMVVAIAPYINKTHPCKTHFTSGCQGEMVNTPVKVHVTTRTGKTVLQKTVKTLDNGFLELWLDRGQQYKVTLTAQGKTTRGALATLPGSDTCVTTLQLR